A single Anopheles arabiensis isolate DONGOLA chromosome 2, AaraD3, whole genome shotgun sequence DNA region contains:
- the LOC120904522 gene encoding dual specificity protein kinase zak2, protein MTSTELTVPKIEISFDTPNRDRFLRDDFRNKRESYAVLGRGSYGVVIKASYRGRPVAVKILEKRSYRHRCRYDSLLNEANALNLRHDNIVTVLKIVPGAQYGLVLMERFDGYCLQRIIGHQRNHPIAVQHKLLILCDIISGLCFCHRHNIVHLDVKPQNVIVTVSGAADQPAAPAAGNLPLRKYLCKLCDFGSSMMLQPWQPNETLVNRGTIRYMAPELLRGTGGFTARADIYSFGVTMWQLDEGRFPYEEITCNEVIAYNVVKKGLRPDSITTMAFGRRATNLPAGLRDIGCLHGSLRGPISLTGGGGGGGSSFTGRFETDAVDDVLKRQGIAVEYRAKRPTRVICPTERPDQPMNDQELNVARIMEMFGGNCTIANNERIQLRQTMRTLYSKCWASDPACRPDAPAVRAAIHQALEKIALGQRAGK, encoded by the exons AT gaCGTCCACCGAGCTAACTGTGCCGAAGATCGAGATCAGCTTCGACACGCCGAACCGGGACCGCTTCCTGCGGGACGACTTTCGCAACAAGCGCGAATCGTACGCCGTGCTCGGGCGCGGCAGCTACGGCGTAGTCATCAAGGCGTCCTACCGTGGCCGCCCGGTTGCCGTGAAGATCCTGGAGAAGCGATCGTACCGTCACCGCTGCCGCTACGATTCGCTGCTGAACGAAGCGAACGCACTGAACCTGCGGCACGACAACATCGTGACGGTGCTGAAGATCGTGCCCGGCGCACAGTACGGGCTGGTGCTGATGGAGCGCTTCGATGGCTACTGTCTGCAGCGTATTATTGGCCACCAGCGTAACCATCCGATCGCGGTTCAGCACAAACTGCT GATACTGTGCGATATTATAAGTGGATTGTGTTTCTGCCACCGGCACAACATCGTGCACCTGGACGTGAAGCCCCAGAACGTGATCGTAACGGTCAGTGGTGCTGCCGACCAGCCGGCGGCACCTGCCGCCGGCAACCTGCCGTTGCGTAAGTATCTCTGCAAGCTGTGCGATTTCGGCTCGTCGATGATGCTGCAGCCGTGGCAGCCGAACGAAACCCTAGTCAACCGTGGCACGATTCGCTACATGGCCCCGGAGCTGCTGCGCGGCACCGGCGGCTTTACCGCGCGGGCGGACATTTACTCGTTCGGCGTTACCATGTGGCAGCTGGACGAGGGACGCTTCCCGTACGAGGAGATTACCTGCAACGAGGTGATCGCGTACAATGTCGTCAAGAAGGGGCTGCGCCCGGATAGCATTACCACGATGGCGTTTGGTCGGCGTGCGACCAACCTGCCGGCCGGTTTGCGCGACATCGGCTGTCTGCATGGGAGTTTGCGTGGCCCCATTTCGCTgaccggcggcggtggtggtggtgggtcgAGCTTTACCGGCCGGTTCGAGACCGATGCCGTTGACGATGTGCTCAAGCGCCAGGGCATTGCGGTGGAGTATCGGGCCAAGCGCCCGACTCGAGTCATCTGCCCGACCGAGCGCCCCGATCAGCCGATGAACGATCAAGAGCTGAACGTGGCACGGATAATGGAGATGTTTGGGGGCAACTGCACCATCGCCAACAACGAGCGCATTCAGCTGCGACAGACGATGCGCACACTGTACAGCAAGTGTTGGGCCAGCGATCCGGCCTGTCGTCCCGATGCGCCTGCCGTGCGGGCTGCCATCCATCAGGCGCTCGAGAAGATCGCGCTCGGGCAGCGTGCCGGCAAATGA
- the LOC120904523 gene encoding tafazzin homolog isoform X4: MNSKPAAPPPNGAAVQQPHIPYNIDWIFPRLRRPNRLWHIASTGVIGLVGFFSKIVIVWLNKARVHNIDVLENALENRPKGKSLLTVSNHHSCFDDPGIWGLLDRRLLKLRNVCNKNVIRWSMAAHDICFTCKAHSLFFMYGKCIPVVRGGGVYQPAVDLCIEKLKLGDWVHVFPEGKVNMTKEDLRFKWGVGRIIYEAPDLPIIIPIWHIGMDDVLPNEPPYYLRMGKKLTYNFGNPIDLSALMERLRSSPVSEEEARKQITDRIQEEMMLLKQETERLHSEYVKS, encoded by the exons ATGAACTCGAAG CCAGCGGCACCACCGCCAAACGGGGCCGCGGTGCAGCAGCCACACATCCCGTACAACATCGACTGGATATTCCCGAGGCTGCGGCGTCCCAATCGGCTGTGGCACATTGCCAGTACGGGTGTGATTGGTTTGGTGGGATTCTTCTCCAAAATCGTCATCG TCTGGCTGAACAAAGCACGCGTCCACAACATCGACGTCCTGGAGAATGCGCTCGAGAACCGGCCGAAAGGGAAGTCGCTGCTGACCGTCTCCAATCATCACTCGTGCTTCGATGATCCAGGCATATGGG gACTACTAGACAGGC GGCTGCTAAAGCTGCGCAATGTTTGCAACAAAAACGTCATCCGATGGTCAATGGCGGCGCACGACATTTGCTTCACCTGCAAGGCGCACTCGCTGTTCTTCATGTACGGGAAGTGCATACCGGTGGTGCGGGGCGGCGGCGTGTACCAGCCGGCGGTGGATCTGTGCATCGAGAAGCTGAAGCTTGGCGACTGGGTGCATGTGTTTCCCGAGGGGAAAGTTAACATGACTAAAGAGGATCTCAG GTTCAAGTGGGGCGTCGGGCGAATAATTTACGAAGCACCCGACCTGCCCATCATCATCCCGATCTGGCACATCGGCATGGACGACGTGCTGCCGAACGAACCGCCTTACTACCTCCGGATGGGCAAGAAGCTAACGTACAACTTCGGCAATCCGATCGACCTAAGCGCTCTTATGGAACGGTTACGCTCGTCGCCGGTGAGCGAAGAGGAGGCGCGAAAGCAAATTACCGACCGtatccaggaggagatgatg CTACTTAAACAAGAAACCGAACGGCTGCACTCGGAGTACGTGAAAAGCTGA
- the LOC120904523 gene encoding tafazzin homolog isoform X2, protein MIRHADRSQSAAADRTPAAPPPNGAAVQQPHIPYNIDWIFPRLRRPNRLWHIASTGVIGLVGFFSKIVIVWLNKARVHNIDVLENALENRPKGKSLLTVSNHHSCFDDPGIWGLLKLRNVCNKNVIRWSMAAHDICFTCKAHSLFFMYGKCIPVVRGGGVYQPAVDLCIEKLKLGDWVHVFPEGKVNMTKEDLRFKWGVGRIIYEAPDLPIIIPIWHIGMDDVLPNEPPYYLRMGKKLTYNFGNPIDLSALMERLRSSPVSEEEARKQITDRIQEEMMLLKQETERLHSEYVKS, encoded by the exons ATGATACGGCACGCGGACCGATCTCAGTCTGCCGCCGCGGATCGTACG CCAGCGGCACCACCGCCAAACGGGGCCGCGGTGCAGCAGCCACACATCCCGTACAACATCGACTGGATATTCCCGAGGCTGCGGCGTCCCAATCGGCTGTGGCACATTGCCAGTACGGGTGTGATTGGTTTGGTGGGATTCTTCTCCAAAATCGTCATCG TCTGGCTGAACAAAGCACGCGTCCACAACATCGACGTCCTGGAGAATGCGCTCGAGAACCGGCCGAAAGGGAAGTCGCTGCTGACCGTCTCCAATCATCACTCGTGCTTCGATGATCCAGGCATATGGG GGCTGCTAAAGCTGCGCAATGTTTGCAACAAAAACGTCATCCGATGGTCAATGGCGGCGCACGACATTTGCTTCACCTGCAAGGCGCACTCGCTGTTCTTCATGTACGGGAAGTGCATACCGGTGGTGCGGGGCGGCGGCGTGTACCAGCCGGCGGTGGATCTGTGCATCGAGAAGCTGAAGCTTGGCGACTGGGTGCATGTGTTTCCCGAGGGGAAAGTTAACATGACTAAAGAGGATCTCAG GTTCAAGTGGGGCGTCGGGCGAATAATTTACGAAGCACCCGACCTGCCCATCATCATCCCGATCTGGCACATCGGCATGGACGACGTGCTGCCGAACGAACCGCCTTACTACCTCCGGATGGGCAAGAAGCTAACGTACAACTTCGGCAATCCGATCGACCTAAGCGCTCTTATGGAACGGTTACGCTCGTCGCCGGTGAGCGAAGAGGAGGCGCGAAAGCAAATTACCGACCGtatccaggaggagatgatg CTACTTAAACAAGAAACCGAACGGCTGCACTCGGAGTACGTGAAAAGCTGA
- the LOC120904550 gene encoding uncharacterized protein LOC120904550: MAVWGKVKIASTTTTSKAPLARTPSKAGSLFSETLTAALGKRKSKFKDITDELNQHINAEEREELYQRPLFNADKIRRMMERIVEKQFDVDEEEMRYVYNPAKNLKMCQNISKQIKDRMKAMNFKRHRIISIATIVEKQQQGIHYKMKYILDPKLDDYVRLYHETPHFYIIATVLLVHKD; the protein is encoded by the exons ATGGCTGTTTGGGGGAAAGTGAAAATTGccagtaccaccaccac CTCCAAAGCTCCGCTGGCGCGCACTCCAAGCAAAGCCGGTTCATTGTTCAGCGAAACGCTAACGGCCGCCCTGGGGAAGCGGAAGAGCAAGTTCAAGGATATTACCGACGAGCTGAACCAGCACATCAACGCCGAGGAGCGAGAGGAGCTGTACCAACGGCCCCTGTTCAACGCGGACAAGATCCGGCGCATGATGGAGCGCATCGTGGAGAAGCAGTTCGATGTGGACGAGGAGGAGATGCGCTACGTGTACAATCCGGCCAAAAATCTCAAGATGTGCCAGAACATCTCCAAACAGATCAAGGATCGGATGAAAGCGATGAACTTTAAGCG ACACCGTATTATCAGCATCGCAACGATAGtggaaaagcagcagcaaggaaTACACTACAAAATGAAGTACATCCTCGATCCGAAGCTGGACGACTACGTGCGTTTGTATCACGAAACGCCTCACTTTTACATCATCGCCACAGTGCTGCTTGTCCACAAGGATTAA
- the LOC120904523 gene encoding tafazzin homolog isoform X1 yields MIRHADRSQSAAADRTPAAPPPNGAAVQQPHIPYNIDWIFPRLRRPNRLWHIASTGVIGLVGFFSKIVIVWLNKARVHNIDVLENALENRPKGKSLLTVSNHHSCFDDPGIWGLLDRRLLKLRNVCNKNVIRWSMAAHDICFTCKAHSLFFMYGKCIPVVRGGGVYQPAVDLCIEKLKLGDWVHVFPEGKVNMTKEDLRFKWGVGRIIYEAPDLPIIIPIWHIGMDDVLPNEPPYYLRMGKKLTYNFGNPIDLSALMERLRSSPVSEEEARKQITDRIQEEMMLLKQETERLHSEYVKS; encoded by the exons ATGATACGGCACGCGGACCGATCTCAGTCTGCCGCCGCGGATCGTACG CCAGCGGCACCACCGCCAAACGGGGCCGCGGTGCAGCAGCCACACATCCCGTACAACATCGACTGGATATTCCCGAGGCTGCGGCGTCCCAATCGGCTGTGGCACATTGCCAGTACGGGTGTGATTGGTTTGGTGGGATTCTTCTCCAAAATCGTCATCG TCTGGCTGAACAAAGCACGCGTCCACAACATCGACGTCCTGGAGAATGCGCTCGAGAACCGGCCGAAAGGGAAGTCGCTGCTGACCGTCTCCAATCATCACTCGTGCTTCGATGATCCAGGCATATGGG gACTACTAGACAGGC GGCTGCTAAAGCTGCGCAATGTTTGCAACAAAAACGTCATCCGATGGTCAATGGCGGCGCACGACATTTGCTTCACCTGCAAGGCGCACTCGCTGTTCTTCATGTACGGGAAGTGCATACCGGTGGTGCGGGGCGGCGGCGTGTACCAGCCGGCGGTGGATCTGTGCATCGAGAAGCTGAAGCTTGGCGACTGGGTGCATGTGTTTCCCGAGGGGAAAGTTAACATGACTAAAGAGGATCTCAG GTTCAAGTGGGGCGTCGGGCGAATAATTTACGAAGCACCCGACCTGCCCATCATCATCCCGATCTGGCACATCGGCATGGACGACGTGCTGCCGAACGAACCGCCTTACTACCTCCGGATGGGCAAGAAGCTAACGTACAACTTCGGCAATCCGATCGACCTAAGCGCTCTTATGGAACGGTTACGCTCGTCGCCGGTGAGCGAAGAGGAGGCGCGAAAGCAAATTACCGACCGtatccaggaggagatgatg CTACTTAAACAAGAAACCGAACGGCTGCACTCGGAGTACGTGAAAAGCTGA
- the LOC120904523 gene encoding tafazzin homolog isoform X3, with amino-acid sequence MSSFLFNLLLKPAAPPPNGAAVQQPHIPYNIDWIFPRLRRPNRLWHIASTGVIGLVGFFSKIVIVWLNKARVHNIDVLENALENRPKGKSLLTVSNHHSCFDDPGIWGLLDRRLLKLRNVCNKNVIRWSMAAHDICFTCKAHSLFFMYGKCIPVVRGGGVYQPAVDLCIEKLKLGDWVHVFPEGKVNMTKEDLRFKWGVGRIIYEAPDLPIIIPIWHIGMDDVLPNEPPYYLRMGKKLTYNFGNPIDLSALMERLRSSPVSEEEARKQITDRIQEEMMLLKQETERLHSEYVKS; translated from the exons ATGAGTTCGTTTCTGTTCAATCTACTCCTAAAGCCAGCGGCACCACCGCCAAACGGGGCCGCGGTGCAGCAGCCACACATCCCGTACAACATCGACTGGATATTCCCGAGGCTGCGGCGTCCCAATCGGCTGTGGCACATTGCCAGTACGGGTGTGATTGGTTTGGTGGGATTCTTCTCCAAAATCGTCATCG TCTGGCTGAACAAAGCACGCGTCCACAACATCGACGTCCTGGAGAATGCGCTCGAGAACCGGCCGAAAGGGAAGTCGCTGCTGACCGTCTCCAATCATCACTCGTGCTTCGATGATCCAGGCATATGGG gACTACTAGACAGGC GGCTGCTAAAGCTGCGCAATGTTTGCAACAAAAACGTCATCCGATGGTCAATGGCGGCGCACGACATTTGCTTCACCTGCAAGGCGCACTCGCTGTTCTTCATGTACGGGAAGTGCATACCGGTGGTGCGGGGCGGCGGCGTGTACCAGCCGGCGGTGGATCTGTGCATCGAGAAGCTGAAGCTTGGCGACTGGGTGCATGTGTTTCCCGAGGGGAAAGTTAACATGACTAAAGAGGATCTCAG GTTCAAGTGGGGCGTCGGGCGAATAATTTACGAAGCACCCGACCTGCCCATCATCATCCCGATCTGGCACATCGGCATGGACGACGTGCTGCCGAACGAACCGCCTTACTACCTCCGGATGGGCAAGAAGCTAACGTACAACTTCGGCAATCCGATCGACCTAAGCGCTCTTATGGAACGGTTACGCTCGTCGCCGGTGAGCGAAGAGGAGGCGCGAAAGCAAATTACCGACCGtatccaggaggagatgatg CTACTTAAACAAGAAACCGAACGGCTGCACTCGGAGTACGTGAAAAGCTGA